The DNA window CACGTCGTCCGCGTCGACACACGCCACCGCGCCCGCCGCCACCAACAACAGTCCACCCATCTTGAGCCAGGTGTTCATCTTAGAAGCTTCCTTTCACGCCCAACACCGGGAGGATGGGGATGCCAGGAATGTCCCTGAGCTTTCGATACCGGTAGTCGTTGAAGACGAACTCGACGTTCTTCGCGTTGTAGAGGTTCTGCACGTCCATGTAGAGCGCCAGGGTCCAGTTGTCGAAGCGCCAGCCCTTCTCGATGCGGACGTCCAACTGGTGGAACGTGGAGGCTCGAGCGGAGAAGTAGCGGCCGTACGTGGGCCCGAAGTCGTTTGCATCCGAGTTGTAGATGTCACCCCGATTCGCCAGCGGCGTCGTCGGCCGACCGGTGGTGAGGCGGAAGCGGCCGCCCAGCTCCCAGCCGTTGCCCAGGAGGTAGGTGCCCACGAGCGTGAGGATGTGCGTCTGGTCCCAGGCGCTCAGGCCGTAGGTCTCCTCGCCGAAGCCTCCCGGCGGGCCCCCGTTGCCACCGAAGGAGTCGTCACGCTGGGGCTTGGCGCCCGCGCGGCCGTCCTCGGCGTGGCTGAGCGTGTACGAGAGCCAGCCGTACCACTTGTCCGTGGCGGAGGCGCGCTCCTTCTTCACCATCAACTCCACGCCGTACGCCTTGCCGATGCCCGCGTTGACGTAGCGGTCCTGGACGAAGCCGCCGTTCTCGGTGGGCCGCACATCACCGGGCGCCACCACGTTCTCGAAGCGGCGGTTGTAGAAGCCGGTGACGTCCACGTTCCACGACTCCCACAGCCGCTGCTCCACGCCGAGGCTCGACTGGAAGGCGCGCTGGTAGGCGAGGAGCGGGTTGCCGTAGGGCGAGTAGATGAACTGGAAGGTGTCCGCGGGCTGGCTGTAGAGGCCCAGCGAGCCCTTGAAGGCGGTGTTCTCGCTGGCGGCGTAGCGGACCCACAGCCGGGGGTCCAGGAGGACGTTGCGCGTGTCGCCCACCTTCTGGAGGTTGCCGCGCACGCCGGGGGTGATGGTGACGGGGCCCAGCTTGAAGTCCATCTCGGCGAAAAGGGCCCCGTCAAAGCCGTTCATCGTGAGCTTCTCGTGAATCATCTCCGCGACGGGCTCGGCGCCAGGGAAGGGCACGTACTCGGTGCCGCCCGGGGCGGGAGTCCTCGCGTCAATCTTCACGTGGTCGAAGTAGACGTCCAGGCCCGAGCGCAGGGTGAACTCGGGGGCCAGCTCCACCGTCACCAGCTCGCGCGCGCCCAACGAGTAGATGGTGTCGTGCTCGGTGAAGGAGCCGACGCTGAAGTCGGTGTAGTCCACGCCGACATAGGGCGTGAAGACGGAGGTGAAGTTCCCCTTCCGGTACGTCCAGTCGCCCTTCAGCCGGTGGAAGCGCGTGCGCGAGTCCAGGGTGATGTCGCGGTCCTGCTTCTCACCACCCGACACCAGGCGCAGCTTGTCGTCGCTGCCGAAGGCCATGATGTAGCCGGTGCTGCGCGCGGCCCCGGGCTCCGGCGTCTCGCCGCGCTTGGCGCCGAGGTCCAGGCGCAGCTGGTAGTCCCAGTACACGGGGACGATGGAGAGCGTGGTGCCCTCGTCCTTCGGGAGGAACGCGGGCAGCAGCGCATCCACGTACGAGCGCCGCGCGGCGGCCGCCACGCTGATGCCCTCGGTGATGGGGGCCTCCAGGAAGAAGCCCGCGTCGAGCACGTCCACCTTGACGGAGCCGTGCACCGTGTCCGCCGCGCCCTTGCGCGTGCTCACGTCCACCACGCCGCCCACCGCGCGGCCGTACTGGCTGCCGTAGCCGCCCGGGTAGAAGTCGAGCGAGTCGATGAACTCGCCGTTGACCACGGACGGGCCACCGAGCAAGTGGAAGAGGTTGGGGATGCGGACCCCGTCCATCATCGTCGCCGTCTGGCCCGGGTTGGAGCCGCGCACCAGCAGGTCGCCGGAGATGAAGGGCGCGCGCGCCACGCCCGGCAGCGTCTGGATGACGCGGATGGGGTCGCCGAAGGTGCCCGGCGTCTTCTGCGCCTCCTCGCGCGTGACGGTGCGGCGGACGACTTCCTTCTTCGGCCGCGCGGAGCGCACCACCGTCTCGAAGGCGCTCCCGGCCGGAGCCAGGTAGAGCTTCACCTCGGTGGTCTCGTTGGCCTTGAGCGTCTCCTTCGTCTGGTAGAGCTGGTAGCCGGAGGCGATGACGCGCATCGCGCACTCGCCCGGCGGCACCTCGAGGGTGAAGCGGCCCTCCTCGTCGGACACGGCCTCGGGGGCGTCCGCTTCGTCGCCGCAGCGCACGGTGGCGCCGGCCACGCGCGAGCGGCTGCCTCGGGAGATGAGCTGGCCGGTGAGGGTGGCCTTGGGGGCCTCGGCCTCGGCGGCGGCGCCTTCCGCGGGCGGCGGCGCGTTGAGGGTGAAGTTGTAGACGTACTCCACCTGCACCGGCGCGGGCACGCCGTCGACCTCGGCGGGCGAGAACTGGAACTGGCGCACGGCGGCGATGGCGGCCTCGTCGAAGCCGTTGCCGACCGGTTCGGTGGGCTGCACGTCCGTCACCGCGCCGGTGTCGCTGATGGTGATGATGAGGCGCACGGAGGCGGTGAGGCCCTGGGCGAGCGCCGCTTCGGGGTACTGGGCGCTCACGGACCGCACCAGCTCCGGGGCCTTGGTGATGGTGGGCTGCGGGGCCTGCGCGGCGGGGGCTTCCGGCTGCGGAGCCTGAGCGAGCGCCGGAGTGGCCACCCACATGGAGGCGGCGGCGAGCGCGGCGCGAGCTTTCACGTTCGAGGACATGGGTCTTTCAGGGACGGCTGCGTGAAGAAGGGAGTCAGCCTCCCACCGGCAAAGGGACGGAGCGAGGAAGGGGTGGAGGAACCAGTGGACTTGCTCGGGCCGTGGAAGTGAGAGGCCCACTGGTGCACTCCCCCGCTCCGGCCCTTTCCCGGCGGGAGGGTGTTTCAAACTCACAAGCTCAATCGAGGAGGAACGTATAGGCGTACTTCATCTCCGTGGAGACCGCCTCGCCCCCCTTGTAGGCGGGAGAGAAGCGGAAGCGGAGGATGGCGTTGCGAGCCGCTTCTTCCAGGCCGTAGCCCGGCCCCTTCAGCACGCGCGCCGCCACGACGCGCCCCTCGGGGTCGATGGTGATGGACAGCGTCACCGTGCCTTCGATGCCCGCGCGGCGGGCCTCTTCGGGATACGGAATCTTCACCTCGCTGGCGAGCTGCGGCTCACGGTCCACCTGGTAGATGGGCGTGTACTTGGGCGCGCTGTACGCCTTCACTTCTTGCGGCGCCTTGGCCCGGTCCGCGGTGCGTCCGTAGAGGGTGTTGCCCACCGGGGCCGCGAAGCCGCCGGCGCTGGTGGTCGAGGACATGGACATGCCGACGACCAGGGGCGTGGGCTTCGCGTTGGGAGGCGGCGGCTCGTTGGGCGGAGGCGGCGCGTCCTCGGGCGGCGGTGGCAGGGGCTTGGGGGCCTGGGCAACCTTGATGGGCGGAGGCTTGATGCGGACCTTGGGCGGAGGAGGAGGCTCCGGCTTGGGCTCCTCCTTCACCTCGGGCGGAGGCGGCGGCGGTGGCTTCGTCACCTCCACCATCACCAACTCCACGGGCTTCTGCGGGGCGGTGCGCTCCGGAGGCTTCGTGTGCAGCACCACCAACCCCAGCCCGTGCAGCGCGAGCGAGCCCGTGACGAACCCCACCAGCAACCCACTGCCGCCCCGTCGGGGCAGGACCAGACCATTGTCGAGCGCGCTCGTCGTCATTGCGTTCACGTCAGCCCCGCGGCGCGGGGGCGACGTCCTTCTCGATGTTGAGCGCGAACTTGGCGATGCCCTGGCCCTTCACCGTGTCGATGAGCCGCATCACCTGTCCGTACGCGATGCTCTGGTCGGCGCTGATGATGGCGCGGGTGTCCTTGTCCTTGGCGACGGCCTCGGCCACCTTCTGCGTCAGCTCCACTTCCGTCACCTGGGTGCCGTCGAAGTAGAACTTCCCTTCCTTGTCGAGCACCACGTTGACCAGGCCCTGCACCGTCTCGCCGCCGTTGGCCGCGCGGGGCAGGTCCACTTCCACCGTCTCACGGACGATGAAGTTGGCGGTCACCATGAAGATGATGAGGAGCACCAGCACGACATCCACGAGCGGTGTGACGTTGATGCCCGTGATTTCCTCTTCGTTGTCCTGCGCGCCGCCGGCCATGACTAGCGAGCCTCCGCGCGCAGGCTGCCGACCAGGGCGTGGCCCAGGGCGTTGGCGCGACTGGTGAGCGTCTTCAGCTGGCGGTTGAAGATGTTGAAGGCGACGACGGCGGGAATCGCGACGGCCAGGCCCACGGCGGTGGCGACGAGCGCCTCCGAAATGCCGCCCATGACGGTCTGCTGGATGGCGGCGCCCTTCACGTTCATGGAGCCCAGGTCGTGGAAGGCCTTGATGATGCCGAGCACGGTGCCGAAGAGGCCGATGAACGGGGCGTTGTTGCCCAGCGTGCCGAGGAAGGACAGGAAGCGCTCATACTGGGGGCGCTCACGGGCCATGGTGGAGGCGATGACCTGCTCGACGGAGTCGGCGCCTTGCGCGGAGGAGGCCAGGCCCTCGCGGATGATGGCGGCCTCCATGCCCCGGCGTCCCTGGATGGCGACGCGGACCGCATCGAGCTCGCCGCGGGCCAGCCTCACGGCGAGCGCCTCCGAGTCCGGGAGGCGGTTGCGGGCGAAGTACACCGCGCGCTCCAGCATGATGCCGATGGACAGCACCGACAGGAACACCAGGATCCACAGCACCCACTCGGCGGAGGTGAGTGTGACGCCGAGAAGCTTGCTGCTGAGCCACCCGAGATTCTCCGCGGGAACCTGGGCGAGGACGGCGATGGACGACATGGTGTTCTTTCCCCTCTTGAATGCGTTGGCGGGAAGGGAACACCGAAGCGGTGGATATGTGTCACTCGCCATTTGTGGATCTGTTTCCGGCCTGTAGGCGGGTGTGGGCCCAGGGTGTTCTCGACG is part of the Myxococcus landrumus genome and encodes:
- a CDS encoding TonB family protein produces the protein MSSNVKARAALAAASMWVATPALAQAPQPEAPAAQAPQPTITKAPELVRSVSAQYPEAALAQGLTASVRLIITISDTGAVTDVQPTEPVGNGFDEAAIAAVRQFQFSPAEVDGVPAPVQVEYVYNFTLNAPPPAEGAAAEAEAPKATLTGQLISRGSRSRVAGATVRCGDEADAPEAVSDEEGRFTLEVPPGECAMRVIASGYQLYQTKETLKANETTEVKLYLAPAGSAFETVVRSARPKKEVVRRTVTREEAQKTPGTFGDPIRVIQTLPGVARAPFISGDLLVRGSNPGQTATMMDGVRIPNLFHLLGGPSVVNGEFIDSLDFYPGGYGSQYGRAVGGVVDVSTRKGAADTVHGSVKVDVLDAGFFLEAPITEGISVAAAARRSYVDALLPAFLPKDEGTTLSIVPVYWDYQLRLDLGAKRGETPEPGAARSTGYIMAFGSDDKLRLVSGGEKQDRDITLDSRTRFHRLKGDWTYRKGNFTSVFTPYVGVDYTDFSVGSFTEHDTIYSLGARELVTVELAPEFTLRSGLDVYFDHVKIDARTPAPGGTEYVPFPGAEPVAEMIHEKLTMNGFDGALFAEMDFKLGPVTITPGVRGNLQKVGDTRNVLLDPRLWVRYAASENTAFKGSLGLYSQPADTFQFIYSPYGNPLLAYQRAFQSSLGVEQRLWESWNVDVTGFYNRRFENVVAPGDVRPTENGGFVQDRYVNAGIGKAYGVELMVKKERASATDKWYGWLSYTLSHAEDGRAGAKPQRDDSFGGNGGPPGGFGEETYGLSAWDQTHILTLVGTYLLGNGWELGGRFRLTTGRPTTPLANRGDIYNSDANDFGPTYGRYFSARASTFHQLDVRIEKGWRFDNWTLALYMDVQNLYNAKNVEFVFNDYRYRKLRDIPGIPILPVLGVKGSF
- a CDS encoding energy transducer TonB, which codes for MTTSALDNGLVLPRRGGSGLLVGFVTGSLALHGLGLVVLHTKPPERTAPQKPVELVMVEVTKPPPPPPPEVKEEPKPEPPPPPKVRIKPPPIKVAQAPKPLPPPPEDAPPPPNEPPPPNAKPTPLVVGMSMSSTTSAGGFAAPVGNTLYGRTADRAKAPQEVKAYSAPKYTPIYQVDREPQLASEVKIPYPEEARRAGIEGTVTLSITIDPEGRVVAARVLKGPGYGLEEAARNAILRFRFSPAYKGGEAVSTEMKYAYTFLLD
- a CDS encoding ExbD/TolR family protein; this encodes MAGGAQDNEEEITGINVTPLVDVVLVLLIIFMVTANFIVRETVEVDLPRAANGGETVQGLVNVVLDKEGKFYFDGTQVTEVELTQKVAEAVAKDKDTRAIISADQSIAYGQVMRLIDTVKGQGIAKFALNIEKDVAPAPRG
- a CDS encoding MotA/TolQ/ExbB proton channel family protein is translated as MSSIAVLAQVPAENLGWLSSKLLGVTLTSAEWVLWILVFLSVLSIGIMLERAVYFARNRLPDSEALAVRLARGELDAVRVAIQGRRGMEAAIIREGLASSAQGADSVEQVIASTMARERPQYERFLSFLGTLGNNAPFIGLFGTVLGIIKAFHDLGSMNVKGAAIQQTVMGGISEALVATAVGLAVAIPAVVAFNIFNRQLKTLTSRANALGHALVGSLRAEAR